The following are from one region of the Nitrospirota bacterium genome:
- a CDS encoding (d)CMP kinase has translation MNKVIAIDGPSGAGKSTIAKLLAQDLGYEYLDTGALYRAVALGLLHRGLNEDSGDDEIAAALEITKVSFRKGKVYLNHKNVSEEIRSPEASHFASVFSAHRLVRELLLDIQREALQHENLVAEGRDMTTVVFPYAYKKFYLDASAEERAERRTLEMNARGYEVSKEKIHLDILERDARDSGRDLAPLRIAEDAVVIDSTGMSVQDVFRKILRIIQQGEER, from the coding sequence ATGAACAAGGTAATCGCCATAGACGGGCCTTCAGGGGCAGGCAAAAGCACCATCGCCAAACTCCTTGCGCAGGACCTCGGCTATGAATACCTTGATACCGGCGCCTTATACCGCGCTGTTGCACTTGGCCTCCTGCACCGGGGACTGAATGAGGACTCGGGCGATGATGAGATCGCAGCAGCACTGGAAATAACAAAGGTATCCTTCAGAAAGGGCAAGGTCTATCTGAACCATAAGAACGTTTCTGAGGAGATCCGTTCACCTGAGGCAAGCCACTTCGCGTCAGTTTTTTCTGCCCACCGTCTTGTCCGGGAATTACTGCTCGATATCCAGAGAGAGGCATTGCAGCATGAAAACCTGGTAGCTGAAGGCAGAGACATGACAACCGTAGTTTTTCCCTATGCGTACAAAAAGTTTTATCTCGATGCCTCTGCAGAAGAACGGGCAGAACGCCGCACCCTTGAAATGAATGCAAGGGGATATGAGGTCAGTAAAGAAAAGATCCATCTGGATATTCTTGAGCGTGATGCCAGAGACTCAGGCAGAGATCTGGCACCTCTCAGAATAGCAGAGGATGCGGTAGTCATCGACTCCACAGGCATGTCCGTGCAGGACGTATTCAGAAAAATCCTCAGGATCATCCAGCAGGGTGAAGAGCGGTGA
- the aroA gene encoding 3-phosphoshikimate 1-carboxyvinyltransferase, whose product MRARSGGSSPERAKRGKTLDRIEITKAARFSGEVTPPPDKSISHRAVMFSSLAKGKGMVRNFLRAQDTESTMHAFRTLGIEIDDQGHTLIIYGKGLHGLTEPADVIDCGNSGTTIRLLSGVLAANPFFSVVTGDSSLRSRPMARIIKPLSLMGAHITGRDNNRYAPFAISGGNIKAIVYDMPMASAQVKSAILLAGLYAGGMTMITEPSKSRDHTERMLPAFGADLKTDGLNVSVHSGKELYAQEIDVPGDFSSAAFIMVAALLIPGAEVILRNVGINPTRTGLIDVLRSMGAHIEIENVRSVSGEPVADIFCKGQAGLKAATVTAEMVPSLIDEFPILCIAAARAEGTTIIRGAEELRLKESDRIKAMAAELSKMGVALEEFPDGISITGNETLKAAEVDSHGDHRIAMAMAVAGLLAGGTTVINNASAVAISFPDFFADIRRLTA is encoded by the coding sequence ATGCGGGCTCGCTCAGGCGGGAGTTCGCCAGAGCGAGCGAAGCGAGGGAAAACATTGGACAGGATTGAGATAACAAAAGCAGCGCGGTTCTCAGGAGAGGTGACCCCGCCCCCTGACAAGTCCATATCACACAGGGCTGTAATGTTCTCCTCGTTAGCCAAAGGGAAGGGCATGGTCAGAAACTTTCTCAGGGCACAGGACACCGAAAGCACCATGCATGCCTTCAGGACCCTCGGGATAGAGATCGACGACCAGGGGCATACCCTTATTATTTACGGCAAAGGGCTGCATGGACTTACTGAACCGGCTGACGTCATCGACTGCGGAAATTCAGGCACAACGATCCGCCTCCTTTCAGGCGTGCTTGCCGCAAACCCGTTCTTCTCGGTGGTGACAGGAGACAGCTCTCTGCGCAGCCGGCCTATGGCAAGGATCATCAAACCCCTCAGCCTTATGGGTGCCCACATTACAGGAAGGGACAACAACCGTTACGCACCGTTCGCGATCAGCGGCGGCAACATCAAAGCTATCGTTTACGATATGCCGATGGCGAGTGCCCAGGTCAAATCAGCTATTTTGCTGGCAGGTCTCTATGCAGGGGGCATGACCATGATAACTGAGCCCTCAAAGTCGCGCGACCATACAGAGCGTATGCTGCCTGCTTTCGGCGCAGACCTCAAAACAGACGGGCTGAACGTATCGGTCCATTCAGGTAAAGAGCTTTATGCTCAGGAGATCGACGTGCCGGGCGATTTTTCTTCAGCTGCCTTTATTATGGTCGCGGCGCTCCTGATCCCGGGGGCAGAGGTTATCCTCCGGAATGTCGGGATCAACCCGACGCGGACCGGCCTGATCGATGTCTTACGGAGTATGGGAGCGCATATAGAGATAGAAAATGTGCGTTCCGTATCCGGGGAGCCGGTGGCAGACATCTTCTGCAAAGGACAGGCAGGCCTGAAGGCGGCAACGGTCACTGCCGAGATGGTGCCTTCCCTGATCGACGAGTTCCCGATCCTCTGCATTGCCGCTGCGCGGGCGGAAGGCACGACCATTATCAGGGGCGCAGAAGAACTGCGACTGAAAGAATCGGACCGCATCAAGGCAATGGCTGCAGAACTTTCCAAAATGGGGGTAGCACTCGAGGAGTTCCCTGACGGCATAAGCATAACCGGCAATGAAACCCTCAAGGCTGCAGAAGTAGACAGCCATGGTGACCACAGGATCGCCATGGCCATGGCAGTGGCAGGCCTTCTTGCCGGGGGTACGACCGTGATCAACAACGCCTCTGCCGTTGCCATTTCATTCCCTGATTTTTTCGCAGACATCCGCAGGCTGACCGCATGA
- a CDS encoding prephenate dehydrogenase/arogenate dehydrogenase family protein — protein sequence MVFPKTAVLGVGLLGASFSLAVKKQNISGHVFGYGRSRGNLERARNMGIIDVISSDPASACSDADLILLAAPTGSFIELVKQAAPSFKKGAIVTDVGSVKGDLVSELERLMPPDVHFIGSHPIAGSDRSGIDFAHADLFRDALCIVTPTEQSDPAALKKVTALWTGLGSKILSMGPAEHDRVYAAVSHLPHLIAYTMVNTVSDIDASYLSYCGQGFRDMTRIAASSPDIWSDISLLNRQNLIEMIAVFRNNLSRLETHLNTGDAGSLRREFARASEARENIGQD from the coding sequence TTGGTCTTCCCTAAGACAGCAGTCCTTGGCGTTGGATTGCTCGGCGCATCCTTCAGCCTTGCGGTAAAAAAACAGAATATCTCCGGCCATGTATTTGGCTATGGCAGAAGCAGGGGGAATCTTGAGCGCGCAAGAAATATGGGGATTATCGACGTTATTTCTTCAGATCCTGCATCAGCATGCAGCGATGCTGACCTCATTCTCCTTGCTGCACCAACAGGGTCTTTTATTGAACTGGTAAAACAGGCCGCCCCTTCTTTCAAGAAAGGAGCGATCGTCACTGATGTGGGGAGCGTCAAAGGCGACCTCGTTTCTGAGCTTGAAAGGCTGATGCCTCCTGATGTGCATTTCATCGGCAGCCATCCCATAGCCGGCAGTGACCGTTCAGGTATTGATTTTGCGCATGCTGATCTGTTCCGTGATGCACTCTGCATCGTAACACCTACGGAACAGTCCGATCCCGCTGCGCTGAAGAAGGTTACAGCTCTCTGGACAGGCCTGGGATCAAAGATACTGTCTATGGGTCCTGCCGAACATGACAGGGTATATGCTGCCGTAAGCCACCTGCCCCATCTTATTGCATATACCATGGTCAATACCGTATCGGACATTGACGCCTCTTATCTGTCCTATTGCGGTCAGGGCTTCAGGGACATGACCAGGATCGCCGCAAGTTCTCCGGATATCTGGTCGGATATTTCTCTGCTCAACAGACAGAATCTTATAGAGATGATAGCAGTATTCAGGAATAATCTGAGCCGGTTAGAGACGCATCTAAATACAGGTGATGCGGGCTCGCTCAGGCGGGAGTTCGCCAGAGCGAGCGAAGCGAGGGAAAACATTGGACAGGATTGA
- the aroF gene encoding 3-deoxy-7-phosphoheptulonate synthase codes for MDIIVLGAEATEEDIRHIVKKLESRGLQAHISKGTERTIIGAIGDTSKVTEEEEDSFRAAPGVENVVRIVKPYRLASREFQKENTVINVRGIAIGGKKIPVMAGPCAVENRTVLSSIAEKVKAAGATFLRGGAFKPRTSPYAFQGLGEEGLQYLAEAREKTGLPIITEIMDPRDMDVINKYTDIIQIGARNMQNFRLLLEVGTSDKPVLLKRGLASTIKEWLMSAEYIMSRGNHNVMLCERGIRTFETATRNTLDLSAVPVLKELTHLPIVVDPSHGVGKRSLVAPMAKAAIAAGADALIIEVHSNPEEAMSDGDQSLRPEQFEQLMKEMKPVAAAVGREI; via the coding sequence ATGGATATCATTGTATTAGGTGCTGAAGCAACGGAAGAAGACATCCGTCATATCGTCAAGAAGCTCGAAAGCCGGGGGCTGCAGGCGCATATATCAAAAGGCACGGAGAGGACGATCATCGGCGCCATCGGTGACACCTCAAAGGTGACGGAAGAAGAGGAAGACTCGTTCCGTGCTGCACCGGGTGTTGAAAATGTCGTCCGGATCGTCAAACCGTACAGGCTTGCAAGCCGTGAGTTTCAGAAAGAAAATACCGTCATCAACGTACGCGGCATTGCCATCGGCGGGAAAAAAATACCGGTCATGGCAGGCCCCTGCGCCGTAGAAAACAGGACCGTGCTCAGCAGTATCGCCGAAAAAGTAAAAGCTGCCGGAGCGACATTCCTGCGCGGCGGCGCATTTAAACCCCGCACATCCCCGTATGCATTCCAGGGACTCGGGGAAGAAGGGCTTCAGTATCTTGCAGAGGCGCGGGAGAAGACCGGACTGCCGATCATCACCGAGATCATGGACCCGCGCGACATGGATGTGATCAATAAATATACGGACATCATTCAGATCGGCGCACGCAACATGCAGAACTTCAGGCTCCTTCTTGAGGTCGGTACTTCCGATAAGCCGGTGCTGCTGAAGCGCGGACTTGCATCGACCATCAAGGAATGGCTCATGTCTGCAGAATATATCATGTCCCGCGGCAATCATAATGTCATGCTCTGCGAGCGGGGCATCAGGACTTTCGAAACCGCAACAAGAAATACGCTTGACCTCAGCGCTGTGCCTGTTTTGAAGGAGCTTACCCATCTGCCCATTGTGGTTGACCCAAGCCATGGCGTGGGCAAGCGGAGCCTGGTCGCTCCCATGGCAAAAGCAGCAATTGCAGCAGGAGCTGATGCGCTTATTATCGAGGTGCACTCCAATCCTGAAGAGGCGATGTCTGACGGAGACCAGTCCCTGAGACCGGAACAGTTCGAACAACTCATGAAAGAGATGAAACCGGTAGCAGCCGCCGTTGGCAGGGAGATCTGA
- a CDS encoding histidinol-phosphate transaminase, whose translation MIKPPDYIAVIAPYVPGKPIEELERELGISNSIKLASNENPLGPSPEAVKAIKDSFSDLNRYPDGAGYYLKNALSEMLLITPDELILGNGSNELLDIAARTYLQAGDEAVMASPSFVVYGMAVQSVGGKSIQVPLKDFRHDLEAMAAAITPKTKMIFIANPNNPTGTINTNDEFDRLMEKITDDMLVVIDEAYYEYVTAPDYADSMKQFRAGKNILILRTFSKIYGLAGLRIGYGIAKKEILTDMNRLREPFNTNSLAQKAALAALRDTAHVANSRKTNNEGREYLYQQLAALNISFVPTEANFIYIPIADAVGLNNSMMKKGVITRPMGPRAIRVTIGLPEENRRFIEAFKEVISVSA comes from the coding sequence ATGATAAAACCGCCTGACTATATCGCAGTCATTGCCCCCTATGTGCCGGGCAAACCGATCGAGGAACTAGAACGGGAGCTTGGCATTTCGAACTCGATCAAGCTCGCCTCAAACGAGAACCCGCTCGGCCCCTCTCCCGAGGCCGTCAAGGCGATAAAGGATTCCTTTTCAGACCTGAACCGCTATCCTGATGGAGCCGGATATTACCTGAAAAATGCGCTTTCAGAAATGCTTTTGATAACCCCTGATGAACTGATTCTCGGCAATGGCTCAAACGAACTGCTCGACATTGCTGCGCGGACCTATCTGCAGGCAGGAGACGAGGCGGTCATGGCATCTCCCTCCTTTGTCGTTTACGGCATGGCAGTGCAGTCTGTCGGCGGCAAGTCGATACAGGTGCCTCTGAAGGACTTCCGCCATGACCTTGAAGCGATGGCAGCGGCGATCACGCCAAAGACAAAGATGATCTTCATCGCAAACCCGAACAACCCCACCGGCACAATCAACACGAACGATGAGTTTGACCGCCTGATGGAAAAGATCACTGACGATATGCTTGTCGTGATTGACGAAGCGTACTATGAATATGTTACTGCCCCTGACTATGCAGACAGCATGAAGCAATTTAGGGCAGGCAAAAACATCCTTATCCTGAGGACCTTTTCGAAGATCTATGGCCTTGCCGGGCTGCGCATAGGATATGGCATTGCGAAGAAAGAAATCCTTACGGACATGAACAGACTCAGGGAGCCCTTCAATACCAATTCCCTAGCGCAGAAGGCGGCACTGGCAGCACTGAGAGACACGGCACACGTAGCCAATTCCCGAAAAACCAATAACGAAGGCAGGGAATATCTGTATCAGCAGCTCGCCGCTCTCAATATCTCCTTTGTTCCGACAGAGGCGAACTTTATCTATATCCCGATAGCTGACGCCGTCGGCCTGAACAACAGCATGATGAAAAAAGGCGTTATCACAAGACCGATGGGGCCCAGGGCGATCCGCGTAACCATCGGTCTGCCTGAGGAAAACAGAAGGTTTATTGAAGCATTCAAAGAAGTGATCAGTGTAAGTGCTTAG